The Bacillus sp. Y1 genome has a window encoding:
- a CDS encoding TVP38/TMEM64 family protein: MDVELIKAWFTLENIMDLIEKYRSFGPLPGILLPLLEAFLPFLPLFLFVMANASAFGLWFGFLFSWIGASGGALIVFLLVRKFGQKRILNFLKKHPQVQKLMVWVENHGFGPLFLLLCFPFTPSAVVNIVAGLSKISIAQYMLAVLTGKMVMIFMISFVGYDIHSLITQPVRTAIVGFVIILLWFIGKRIEARLNRVETRVSEPQRSK, from the coding sequence ATGGATGTAGAATTAATCAAAGCTTGGTTTACTCTTGAAAATATTATGGATTTAATTGAAAAATACCGTTCCTTTGGCCCACTACCGGGAATATTACTTCCATTACTAGAAGCGTTTCTTCCGTTTTTACCACTTTTCCTTTTTGTGATGGCAAATGCAAGTGCATTTGGATTATGGTTTGGATTTTTATTTTCTTGGATAGGTGCATCTGGTGGAGCATTAATTGTTTTTCTCTTAGTTAGGAAGTTTGGTCAAAAGAGAATATTAAACTTTTTAAAAAAGCATCCCCAAGTACAAAAACTCATGGTTTGGGTGGAGAACCATGGATTTGGACCACTGTTTTTACTTTTATGCTTTCCTTTTACACCATCAGCTGTTGTGAACATTGTAGCTGGTTTATCTAAAATAAGTATTGCTCAATATATGCTAGCTGTTTTGACTGGGAAAATGGTGATGATTTTTATGATTAGTTTTGTTGGCTACGATATACATTCTTTGATTACTCAACCCGTCCGTACAGCGATCGTTGGTTTTGTTATTATTTTGCTTTGGTTTATAGGAAAAAGGATTGAGGCCCGTCTCAACCGTGTTGAAACTAGAGTAAGTGAACCGCAAAGATCAAAATAA
- a CDS encoding AzlD domain-containing protein, which produces MKSEILWMIVGMGFVTYIPRMLPFVLFKGKELPPFLQGILKNVPYATLGALIFPGILFIQDDLWYGILGAAAAFIAAFLGANVIIVVIGSITVLTVYSYFF; this is translated from the coding sequence ATGAAAAGTGAGATTCTATGGATGATTGTCGGAATGGGATTTGTCACTTATATTCCAAGAATGCTTCCGTTCGTCCTTTTTAAAGGAAAAGAATTGCCCCCATTTTTGCAAGGAATTCTGAAAAACGTACCATACGCAACGCTTGGGGCACTAATATTCCCTGGCATATTATTTATTCAAGATGACCTTTGGTATGGTATCCTTGGGGCTGCAGCCGCGTTTATCGCTGCTTTTCTTGGTGCAAATGTAATAATAGTCGTTATTGGTTCAATCACGGTACTTACGGTGTATTCCTATTTTTTCTAA
- a CDS encoding S9 family peptidase encodes MIWVNKRTLVAEDLYLLKSVADPQLASNGQDLVYIQTSIDEKKNDYVSNIFYMNVEEKSDPVQWTFGTERNFSPRWSPCGEKVAFVSTRNGKGQIYILHKKGGEARQLTKIAHGVSNPVWSPDGKQIAFTTGLKPGEELSEKEEKSEENPKLLKPLIVEKMKYKSDAAGFLDEKVKQVAIVNVESGEVQLITSGNTDIHLQSWSPDGNTLAVSADLSEDTDFSFINDFFLLDIKTKELRKVTEGTGYFGSASFSPDGKYIGLFGHEREFENATLTKLWIYDVEGETLSCLTEGTDLLVGDFAIGDFHQGVVTPGLLWGENSTSFYFLATDHGNTVLYYGSVEGELYPALLDKQHVYGATTGGQVNRAVVAISKPTEPGDLYLLDVPTGELKQLTSVNKEFLEEVVLAEVEEIECTSTDNWQLHGWIMKPATFNKGEKYPCILEIHGGPHAMYANTYFHEFQMLAAAGYAVLFINPRGSHGYGQSFVDAVRGDYGGRDYADLMDAVDFALEKIDFIEENKLGVTGGSYGGFMTNWIVGHTNRFKAAVTQRSISNWISFYGVSDIGYYFNAWQIKAELEDLDTLWKHSPLAYVKKIETPLLILHSEKDYRCPIEQAEQLYIALKHRKKETKFVRFPESNHELSRSGKPNLRIERLNHILGWFKEYIQ; translated from the coding sequence ATGATATGGGTGAATAAAAGAACGTTAGTGGCAGAAGATTTATATCTACTAAAATCAGTAGCAGACCCCCAGCTAGCTAGCAACGGACAAGACCTTGTGTATATTCAAACGTCAATCGATGAAAAGAAAAATGATTATGTCTCCAATATTTTTTACATGAATGTAGAGGAGAAATCGGACCCTGTTCAATGGACTTTTGGTACGGAGCGAAATTTTTCTCCAAGATGGTCACCATGTGGAGAGAAGGTAGCGTTTGTTTCAACCAGAAACGGTAAGGGACAGATATACATACTGCATAAAAAGGGTGGGGAAGCGAGGCAGCTTACAAAAATAGCTCATGGGGTTAGCAATCCGGTTTGGTCACCTGATGGAAAACAAATCGCTTTTACTACCGGGTTAAAACCAGGGGAAGAACTTAGTGAGAAAGAAGAGAAAAGTGAGGAAAATCCAAAGCTTCTCAAGCCATTAATAGTAGAGAAGATGAAGTATAAATCGGATGCAGCCGGATTCCTAGATGAAAAAGTAAAACAGGTTGCTATCGTGAACGTTGAAAGTGGAGAGGTACAGCTGATTACTTCGGGCAATACGGATATCCATTTACAAAGCTGGTCTCCAGATGGGAATACACTTGCAGTATCAGCTGATCTAAGTGAAGATACAGATTTTTCGTTCATAAATGATTTCTTTTTATTAGATATAAAAACAAAAGAGCTAAGAAAAGTGACAGAAGGTACAGGTTATTTTGGCAGTGCTAGCTTTTCTCCGGATGGAAAATATATCGGATTATTTGGTCACGAAAGAGAATTTGAGAATGCGACTTTGACCAAGCTTTGGATTTATGATGTTGAGGGAGAAACATTATCTTGCTTAACAGAAGGTACTGACTTGCTTGTCGGAGACTTCGCAATCGGAGATTTTCATCAAGGGGTAGTCACTCCAGGTTTGCTTTGGGGAGAAAACAGTACGAGTTTTTATTTCTTGGCAACCGATCATGGAAATACAGTTCTATACTACGGTTCGGTAGAAGGCGAGCTGTATCCAGCATTGCTTGATAAGCAGCATGTATACGGTGCAACTACGGGTGGACAAGTGAATCGAGCAGTCGTTGCAATCAGTAAACCAACGGAGCCAGGAGATCTTTACCTATTGGATGTACCAACGGGAGAGCTTAAGCAACTGACAAGTGTAAATAAAGAATTTCTTGAAGAGGTCGTCCTCGCGGAAGTGGAGGAAATTGAATGTACATCCACCGATAACTGGCAGTTACATGGTTGGATCATGAAGCCGGCTACATTCAACAAAGGTGAAAAGTATCCGTGTATTTTAGAAATTCACGGTGGACCTCATGCGATGTATGCCAATACGTATTTTCATGAGTTTCAAATGCTAGCCGCTGCCGGATATGCCGTTTTATTTATTAATCCAAGAGGTAGTCACGGATACGGACAGTCATTTGTTGATGCGGTTCGTGGAGATTATGGTGGAAGAGATTATGCAGATTTAATGGATGCGGTCGATTTTGCATTGGAAAAGATTGACTTTATAGAAGAAAATAAATTAGGGGTTACTGGCGGAAGCTATGGCGGCTTTATGACAAACTGGATTGTTGGACACACGAACCGATTTAAGGCGGCAGTTACTCAGCGCTCCATTTCGAACTGGATTAGCTTTTATGGAGTAAGTGATATAGGGTATTATTTTAACGCATGGCAAATAAAAGCGGAGCTTGAGGACTTAGATACATTGTGGAAGCATTCCCCACTCGCCTATGTAAAAAAGATAGAAACACCTCTCCTTATCCTGCATAGTGAAAAGGATTATCGTTGTCCAATCGAGCAGGCTGAGCAGTTATACATTGCGTTAAAGCATCGTAAAAAAGAAACGAAATTCGTGCGTTTCCCTGAATCGAATCATGAGTTATCAAGAAGCGGAAAGCCTAATTTAAGAATCGAGAGATTAAACCATATTCTTGGATGGTTTAAAGAATATATTCAATAA
- the fabG gene encoding 3-oxoacyl-ACP reductase FabG: MRLQGKVAIITGAANGIGFAAASLFAREGAKVALVDYDASLGETKTEELRAKGYQVAFFQVNVADRDSVNAMVEEVVGRFGGIDILVNNAGITRDAMLSKLAVEDFQQVIDVNLTGVFHCTQAVLPILVSNGKGRIINTSSVSGVYGNVGQTNYAATKAGVVGMTKTWAKELGRKGINVNAVAPGFISTGMTAKVPEKVLEQMKMMVPLGRLGNPEDIANAYLFLASEESNYVNGTVLHVDGGIMM, from the coding sequence ATGAGATTACAGGGGAAAGTAGCAATCATTACAGGGGCGGCCAATGGAATTGGCTTTGCGGCAGCGAGTTTATTTGCGAGAGAAGGCGCAAAGGTGGCTTTAGTGGATTACGATGCCAGCTTAGGAGAAACAAAGACAGAGGAATTAAGGGCAAAGGGGTATCAAGTGGCTTTTTTTCAAGTAAATGTGGCTGATCGTGATAGTGTAAATGCAATGGTGGAGGAAGTAGTTGGTCGTTTTGGTGGGATTGATATTCTAGTGAATAATGCTGGTATTACTCGTGATGCGATGCTATCGAAGTTAGCGGTAGAAGATTTTCAGCAAGTGATTGATGTTAATTTAACTGGAGTATTTCATTGTACACAAGCCGTACTACCTATTTTAGTTTCTAACGGAAAAGGGAGAATCATTAATACGTCATCTGTCTCTGGAGTATACGGAAATGTGGGTCAAACCAATTATGCTGCCACCAAAGCGGGAGTGGTTGGTATGACAAAAACATGGGCCAAGGAGCTTGGGCGTAAAGGAATCAATGTAAACGCAGTGGCCCCAGGTTTTATCTCTACAGGAATGACAGCCAAGGTACCGGAAAAAGTATTAGAGCAAATGAAGATGATGGTCCCACTTGGTAGACTGGGAAATCCAGAAGATATTGCGAATGCTTACCTATTCTTAGCATCGGAAGAATCCAACTATGTGAATGGAACTGTGCTGCATGTTGATGGAGGAATCATGATGTAA
- a CDS encoding ABC transporter ATP-binding protein, with product MLQLNQIYKVFNEGTPDEKIAINHVNLSLNKGDFVTVIGSNGAGKSTLMNLISGKMFPDIGQVKVDGQDVTTMKEHKRSRLIGRVFQDPMAGTAPSMTIEENLAIAYSRASSRGLSRGVTKKRREFFIGKLESLHLGLENRLQAKVGLLSGGERQALSLLMATFTDPKILLLDEHTAALDPSRAELITNLTRDIVNETNLTTLMVTHNMQQALDLGNRLIMMDSGQIIFEANEEEKSKLTVEKLLEEFQRIRGSKMSSDRSVLV from the coding sequence TTGCTGCAGCTAAATCAGATTTATAAAGTGTTTAATGAAGGCACACCGGATGAAAAGATTGCCATTAATCATGTTAATTTGTCTTTGAATAAGGGAGACTTTGTCACTGTGATCGGAAGTAACGGAGCTGGGAAATCAACTCTTATGAACCTTATCTCTGGGAAAATGTTTCCTGATATTGGTCAGGTGAAGGTAGATGGCCAGGATGTTACTACAATGAAAGAGCATAAACGTTCCCGTCTCATTGGTCGGGTGTTTCAGGATCCAATGGCAGGAACAGCTCCTTCTATGACGATAGAAGAAAATTTAGCAATCGCCTATTCTAGAGCATCCTCACGAGGGTTGAGCAGAGGAGTAACCAAAAAACGCCGTGAATTTTTTATCGGAAAATTAGAGTCACTTCATCTAGGACTTGAAAATCGACTTCAGGCGAAGGTTGGACTTTTATCAGGAGGAGAGCGCCAAGCATTATCCTTATTGATGGCAACCTTTACTGATCCAAAAATCCTTCTCTTAGATGAGCATACAGCTGCTCTTGATCCATCACGAGCGGAGCTTATTACAAACCTAACTAGAGATATCGTGAATGAAACGAATTTAACGACGTTAATGGTGACCCATAATATGCAACAGGCACTTGATCTTGGTAACCGACTGATCATGATGGATAGTGGGCAAATCATTTTTGAAGCAAATGAAGAGGAAAAATCAAAGCTAACTGTCGAAAAGCTTCTAGAGGAATTCCAGCGTATTCGTGGTTCTAAAATGAGTAGTGACCGTTCGGTGCTTGTATAG
- a CDS encoding AzlC family ABC transporter permease: MEEVVSVRSNSEFRKGIQAGLSIGIGYFPIALTFGLLAKTTGLTVTETVLMSIIVFAGASQYISLSLLTLGTGVFEIVLTTFIVNIRHFLMSASLNEKVEKEGTSLKMLYSFGITDETFSVAALKDGKVSTGFLFGVITVSYSSWVINSGLGHIIGASLPQTLQESMSVALYAMFIGLLVPSMEKSVKVVFLAVIAASFNTIFTMTEVLSTGWSIVASTLLSAIIVEVVQTLRGREGEQEHEK, translated from the coding sequence TTGGAAGAAGTAGTTTCTGTTAGAAGTAACAGTGAGTTTCGAAAGGGAATACAAGCAGGATTGTCGATTGGCATTGGCTATTTTCCGATTGCGTTAACATTTGGATTGCTCGCAAAAACAACAGGACTTACTGTTACTGAAACCGTACTAATGAGTATCATTGTATTCGCTGGTGCTTCTCAATATATTTCACTTAGCTTGCTCACGCTTGGTACAGGAGTATTTGAGATTGTATTAACAACATTTATTGTAAACATCAGACATTTTCTCATGTCAGCTTCCTTGAATGAAAAAGTTGAAAAGGAAGGGACTTCACTTAAAATGCTCTATTCATTTGGAATAACAGATGAGACGTTTTCTGTTGCCGCATTAAAAGATGGCAAGGTTTCGACTGGTTTTCTGTTTGGAGTCATTACCGTTTCATATTCGAGCTGGGTCATTAATTCTGGTTTAGGCCATATTATTGGTGCTTCTCTACCACAGACTCTTCAAGAAAGTATGTCTGTTGCTCTTTATGCGATGTTTATCGGACTTTTAGTTCCTTCGATGGAAAAGAGCGTGAAGGTGGTCTTTTTAGCGGTAATAGCCGCGAGTTTTAACACGATATTTACCATGACAGAAGTCCTTTCTACTGGCTGGTCCATTGTCGCTTCCACTTTGCTTTCAGCTATTATTGTGGAAGTTGTTCAAACACTAAGGGGACGGGAGGGAGAGCAGGAACATGAAAAGTGA
- a CDS encoding IDEAL domain-containing protein, protein MKEKSYTELMKSSAMNRKKAKESFVLDLYVEMLLSESLLKAEKEKLTKRIDQAIDERNRQEFFKLSNEYKLLTKRFGT, encoded by the coding sequence ATGAAAGAAAAATCTTATACAGAGCTAATGAAATCCAGTGCCATGAATCGTAAAAAAGCGAAGGAATCATTTGTGTTAGATTTGTACGTTGAGATGCTGCTGTCAGAATCATTGTTAAAAGCGGAAAAAGAAAAACTAACAAAACGAATTGATCAAGCCATTGACGAAAGAAACAGACAAGAGTTTTTTAAGCTATCAAATGAATACAAGCTGTTGACCAAGAGATTTGGGACTTAA
- a CDS encoding ABC transporter permease, giving the protein MFTAIFSSVEAGAIYALMALGVYLSFRILDFPDLTVDGSFVTGASVAAILIVSGTNPFIATMAALVAGFIAGCMTGLLHTKGGINPLLSGILMMIALYSINLRIMGKSNVPLLSEETVITKISDFWTNLNIDQTISSLFASIGLADYTPKTWGILLFMIILAFIIKGLIDAFLKTDIGLALRATGDNETMIRSFSANTDTLKVIGLGLSNALVAFAGALIAQYNGFSDVGMGIGMIIIGLASVIIGEAIFGAKNIVRATFAVIGGAIVYRIIVTLALRVEFLETGDMKLITAIIVVSALVVPKLVNQQKERQRKKKRLLESSLRQNNSLEKSGEQLAAAKSDL; this is encoded by the coding sequence ATGTTTACAGCGATTTTTTCATCAGTGGAGGCAGGTGCCATTTATGCCCTTATGGCGCTTGGCGTGTACTTGTCTTTTAGAATACTAGACTTCCCCGATTTAACGGTGGATGGAAGCTTTGTAACCGGAGCATCAGTTGCTGCTATATTAATTGTGTCAGGTACCAATCCTTTTATCGCAACCATGGCGGCACTTGTCGCAGGATTTATTGCCGGTTGCATGACGGGCCTTCTTCATACCAAAGGAGGAATCAATCCCTTATTGTCTGGGATCTTAATGATGATTGCTCTTTATTCGATCAACCTACGAATTATGGGGAAATCGAACGTTCCACTTTTATCAGAGGAAACAGTCATTACAAAGATTTCAGATTTTTGGACGAATTTAAATATTGATCAGACAATCAGCTCGTTGTTTGCTTCCATAGGATTAGCCGACTATACTCCAAAAACATGGGGGATTTTGCTTTTTATGATCATCCTTGCATTTATTATTAAAGGATTGATCGATGCATTCTTAAAGACAGATATCGGCCTGGCGTTGCGTGCGACAGGTGACAATGAAACGATGATTCGTAGCTTTTCAGCTAACACCGATACGTTAAAGGTGATCGGTTTAGGTTTATCAAATGCCCTCGTTGCCTTTGCTGGGGCACTTATTGCTCAGTACAATGGATTTAGTGATGTTGGAATGGGTATTGGTATGATTATCATTGGTTTGGCATCGGTAATTATCGGGGAAGCAATCTTTGGGGCGAAAAATATTGTTCGTGCGACCTTCGCTGTAATCGGTGGTGCGATCGTGTATCGAATTATTGTTACGTTAGCGTTACGAGTAGAGTTTTTAGAAACGGGAGATATGAAGTTAATTACTGCGATTATTGTTGTTTCTGCCCTTGTTGTTCCTAAGTTGGTTAATCAGCAAAAAGAAAGACAGCGTAAGAAAAAACGCCTGCTTGAATCCTCATTAAGACAAAATAACTCCTTAGAGAAGAGTGGTGAACAGCTTGCTGCAGCTAAATCAGATTTATAA
- a CDS encoding ABC transporter substrate-binding protein, with protein sequence MLRKMKSLAAISVAGALFLSGCGSSETDNANGDSEVKTLKVGVTQIVEHPSLDAALEGFQKALKEEGLEVEYDVQIAQGDQNNNQSIANNFVGDKVDLIFANSTPSALSALNATKEIPIVFTSVTDPVGAGLVTAMDQPGDNITGTTDTHPDAIPNMVNFMNENFSGGTVGVIYNSGEQNSVAQIDLVKEALKGTDLKLAEATVSTSSEVKQAAESLIGKADMFYIITDNTVVSALESVIQVANDEDLPLFVGELDSVKRGGFAGFGFDYGDIGYEAGVMAAQILKGEKKASELPVQYPQNLKLLINQTAAKEMGIEIKDEWKELAELVD encoded by the coding sequence ATGCTAAGAAAAATGAAATCACTCGCTGCCATTTCGGTTGCAGGAGCATTATTCTTAAGTGGCTGTGGCAGCTCAGAAACAGATAATGCAAATGGAGATTCAGAAGTAAAGACACTTAAAGTTGGTGTAACTCAGATTGTTGAGCATCCATCGTTAGATGCTGCTCTTGAAGGCTTCCAAAAAGCGCTTAAAGAGGAAGGGCTTGAAGTGGAATATGATGTGCAAATTGCACAAGGAGACCAAAATAATAACCAATCGATTGCTAACAACTTTGTTGGTGATAAAGTGGACTTAATTTTTGCTAACTCTACACCAAGTGCATTGAGCGCGTTAAACGCAACGAAGGAAATTCCAATTGTGTTTACGTCTGTTACTGATCCAGTAGGTGCGGGTCTTGTAACGGCTATGGATCAGCCAGGAGATAATATTACAGGTACAACAGATACACATCCAGACGCGATTCCGAATATGGTTAATTTTATGAACGAGAACTTTAGTGGTGGTACGGTTGGAGTTATTTACAATTCAGGTGAACAAAATTCAGTTGCCCAAATCGATCTTGTTAAGGAAGCGCTAAAAGGGACAGACTTGAAGCTTGCTGAAGCTACAGTTTCTACTTCTTCTGAAGTAAAGCAAGCAGCTGAATCATTAATCGGTAAGGCGGATATGTTCTATATCATTACTGATAACACAGTTGTTTCTGCTTTAGAGTCTGTTATTCAAGTAGCTAATGATGAAGATTTACCGTTGTTTGTAGGCGAGCTAGATTCAGTAAAACGCGGTGGTTTTGCAGGATTCGGCTTTGACTACGGTGATATTGGCTATGAAGCAGGAGTTATGGCTGCACAAATCCTAAAAGGTGAAAAGAAGGCATCAGAATTACCTGTTCAATATCCACAAAACCTAAAGCTATTAATCAACCAAACAGCTGCAAAGGAAATGGGTATTGAAATAAAGGATGAATGGAAAGAACTTGCGGAACTTGTAGACTAA
- a CDS encoding M48 family metallopeptidase, with product MAKKIGLYGVLAFCLYVLFFYWYLFYYSQSSLPFEYQGTKADPATFLNERELMLTEEYSKIRNFLFFISTPIEWLFYLLILLFGLSKSFKRWSEQSAKYRILQQAIYLIWLSVAAFIATTPLSYVSYSLSKKYNISTQSFSSWMKDELIDFWINYGTLFLIVTVLYWLMRKSGKKWWFYAWLISIPFTLFMMFLQPVVIDPLYNDFYPLKNKELEAKILDIADSAGIPAEHVFEVNMAEKTNALNAYVTGIGSNSRIVLWDTTLNRLTEDQILFIMAHEMAHYVEKHLYIGIAGYLVFSLLGLYIISRLMRVIVSRWGEALKISAVNDIGSLPLFLLLLSMLMYVSSPFSNTVSRYQEMRADQYAIEMTQNSEAAIGTFQELTKAGLSQVNPPLLVKIFRYGHPTMLERITRIEEYELEQRNQQ from the coding sequence TTGGCTAAGAAAATTGGCTTGTACGGTGTGCTTGCCTTTTGTTTATATGTACTCTTTTTTTACTGGTATTTATTTTATTATTCACAATCAAGCTTGCCGTTTGAATACCAGGGTACGAAGGCAGATCCTGCTACTTTTTTAAATGAAAGAGAGTTAATGTTAACAGAAGAATACTCAAAAATTCGTAACTTCTTGTTTTTTATCTCGACCCCAATTGAATGGTTATTTTATTTGCTTATTCTATTGTTTGGTCTATCTAAGTCGTTTAAGCGCTGGTCGGAACAATCGGCCAAATATCGGATTCTCCAGCAGGCAATTTATTTAATTTGGTTGTCAGTAGCTGCCTTTATAGCTACTACTCCATTAAGCTATGTTAGCTATTCACTCTCAAAGAAATACAATATTTCAACACAATCCTTTTCGTCTTGGATGAAGGACGAGTTGATCGATTTTTGGATTAATTACGGTACTTTGTTTCTCATTGTGACCGTTCTGTATTGGCTGATGAGAAAGAGCGGTAAGAAGTGGTGGTTTTATGCGTGGTTAATTTCCATACCGTTCACTTTATTTATGATGTTTTTACAACCAGTAGTGATTGATCCATTGTACAATGATTTTTACCCTCTTAAAAATAAGGAGCTTGAGGCTAAAATCCTTGATATAGCGGACTCGGCTGGAATTCCTGCAGAGCATGTATTTGAAGTGAATATGGCAGAAAAGACGAATGCCCTCAATGCGTATGTAACAGGAATTGGATCCAATTCTAGAATTGTTTTATGGGATACGACTCTTAATCGATTAACAGAAGACCAAATTCTATTTATCATGGCTCATGAAATGGCACATTATGTGGAAAAGCATTTGTATATTGGAATTGCTGGGTATTTGGTGTTCTCCTTGCTAGGACTTTATATCATCTCGAGGTTAATGAGAGTGATTGTGAGCAGATGGGGAGAGGCATTAAAAATTTCTGCAGTTAACGATATTGGATCACTCCCACTGTTTCTTTTGCTGTTATCGATGCTGATGTATGTATCAAGTCCATTTTCAAATACGGTGTCGCGATACCAAGAGATGCGTGCAGATCAATATGCAATTGAAATGACGCAGAATTCAGAGGCAGCGATTGGAACATTCCAAGAGCTAACAAAAGCGGGGCTTAGTCAGGTAAATCCACCTCTACTTGTAAAAATATTCCGTTATGGTCATCCAACCATGCTTGAGCGTATTACAAGAATTGAAGAATATGAACTTGAGCAAAGAAATCAGCAATAA
- a CDS encoding competence protein ComK, protein MRMQHQRNLVEEYEINPFTMVIMPTTYGCKTYSKVYETEDTCLSPFKPIEIIKKSCQFFGSSYEGRKDGVRQLTGITHKVPIPVSPTNFIYFFPTTSPDNSECIWLAHEHIVDYKKGDKSETTVMFTNKEVMDIPISYNSFHNQISRTLLVRSKLGKRLEDTRTMYVNFGKKMRASENQLDYGNYGH, encoded by the coding sequence ATGAGAATGCAGCATCAAAGAAATCTGGTAGAGGAGTACGAAATTAACCCATTTACGATGGTGATTATGCCTACTACGTATGGGTGCAAAACATATTCAAAGGTATATGAAACAGAAGATACTTGCCTTTCCCCTTTTAAGCCCATTGAAATCATAAAAAAAAGCTGTCAGTTTTTTGGATCAAGTTATGAAGGTAGAAAGGACGGAGTTAGACAGCTAACTGGAATCACACATAAGGTCCCCATTCCTGTTTCCCCTACAAATTTCATCTATTTTTTTCCAACCACTTCCCCCGATAATTCGGAATGTATTTGGCTTGCTCATGAGCATATCGTCGATTATAAAAAGGGTGATAAGAGTGAGACGACGGTCATGTTCACGAACAAGGAAGTCATGGATATTCCAATTTCCTACAACTCTTTTCACAACCAAATCTCAAGAACCTTGCTAGTACGATCCAAGTTAGGAAAGCGTCTAGAGGATACAAGAACCATGTATGTGAATTTTGGGAAAAAGATGAGGGCGTCAGAAAACCAACTGGATTACGGAAATTACGGGCATTAA
- a CDS encoding alpha/beta fold hydrolase, which yields MKSIVVNDERICYEDMGEGIPIIFLHPPGMGRKVFYEQKALSKHFRIILPDLPGHGDSSYNVVREVSVERFGEDIIEFMNGLNITAAVIFGYSSGGAIAQYLAIHHPSRVHTLILSGGYPIVDRWMIKNEHRLGVYTATKSKNLLANVLAISHTKDRQFRRELKEHMYKANHHVWAKYYYDVMHFNCKEDLVKITAPVLLMYGSRADMFKTYIKTYKKELADVEIFVIKGESHQLPTRQPSYVNQIITGYLLNRQ from the coding sequence ATGAAGAGCATCGTAGTTAATGATGAACGTATCTGTTATGAAGATATGGGTGAAGGAATTCCTATTATTTTCCTCCATCCCCCAGGCATGGGAAGAAAGGTTTTTTACGAGCAAAAAGCTTTATCCAAGCATTTCCGTATTATTTTGCCCGATTTACCTGGACATGGAGACAGTTCATACAATGTGGTAAGAGAAGTGTCCGTTGAACGATTTGGCGAGGATATCATTGAGTTTATGAATGGTTTAAATATTACAGCAGCTGTTATTTTTGGTTATTCCTCTGGTGGAGCTATTGCCCAATATTTGGCTATACATCATCCAAGTAGAGTTCATACTCTCATTTTATCCGGAGGTTATCCCATAGTTGATCGTTGGATGATTAAAAATGAGCACCGTTTGGGTGTGTATACTGCAACAAAAAGCAAAAATTTATTAGCTAACGTTTTGGCAATTTCCCATACAAAGGATCGACAATTTCGCCGTGAGTTAAAAGAGCATATGTACAAAGCTAACCATCATGTCTGGGCAAAATACTATTATGATGTTATGCATTTTAACTGCAAAGAGGATTTAGTAAAAATCACTGCACCTGTTCTACTAATGTACGGAAGCAGAGCCGACATGTTTAAAACGTACATTAAAACGTATAAAAAAGAACTGGCTGATGTCGAGATCTTTGTTATAAAAGGAGAATCACACCAGTTGCCAACCAGACAGCCTAGTTATGTTAATCAGATTATTACGGGGTATTTGCTGAATAGGCAGTAG